Proteins from a genomic interval of Medicago truncatula cultivar Jemalong A17 chromosome 3, MtrunA17r5.0-ANR, whole genome shotgun sequence:
- the LOC120579554 gene encoding uncharacterized protein → MHKRKEVCPIENTRGEVAVQNILKSCAKQEKSKQPVKKCKSLSKVSFSDDNLIQFDKGDTTKVHFSPDVELSRPLSAFQEEGINSINTEVVKSESSQPSATDRDASSRTYKAPNEDMIGKSCSLLEEEKKGVGNYNMEHNFNGLSLNSSGKLIKFGLSGKVEMKHQGGSQLQISTVNMIQPVKVHSNETLQNQSLGVSGNAISNIPEHIIARTNPKGIISRPKLRNSKMNDRKRIHRGTSSASGIPFSSPPRTSRMFSPAHQGPTWSHDFPNTNVCPVQVSQPTHIPTTHVPNPPSATNRNITKAAAKVTHIPVTRAFSNSRTRPNKFPEVEKQENLTQMNVDQDSSATDSDRDLQGNTREVDSLDPNGMPKHSENVDQDSSATDSDRDFEDQKKLTKPSKQSEWK, encoded by the exons ATGCACAAGAGAAAAGAGGTCTGTCCTATTGAAAATACTCGAGGAGAAGTAGCTGTACAGAATATCTTGAAATCATGTGCCAAACAAGAGAAATCAAAGCAGCCAGTGAAGAAGTGTAAATCATTGTCCAAGGTTTCATTCTCTGATGATAATTTAATTCAGTTTGATAAAGGCGACACGACTAAAGTGCATTTTTCTCCTGATGTTGAACTTTCGAGACCACTTTCTGCATTTCAAGAGGAGGGGATTAATAGCATAAACACAGAAGTGGTTAAATCTGAATCTTCTCAGCCTTCAGCTACGGACCGAGATGCAAGTTCAAGGACCTATAAGGCGCCAAATGAAGATATGATTGGTAAATCTTGTTCCTTGCTTGAAGAGGAGAAGAAGGGGGTAGGAAATTACAACATGGAGCATAACTTCAATGGTTTGTCACTCAATTCTAGTGGCAAGCTAATCAAGTTCGGCTTAAGTGGAAAAGTTGAAATGAAACACCAAGGTGGTTCGCAATTGCAGATATCCACCGTGAATATGATCCAACCAGTGAAGGTTCACAGTAATGAAACACTCCAAAATCAAAGCCTTGGTGTCAGCGGAAATGCTATTTCAAATATTCCGGAGCATATTATAGCAAGAACCAATCCTAAAGGAATCATCTCACGGCCTAAATTGAGAAATAGTAAGATGAATGACAGAAAAAGGATCCATCGTGGTACAAGTTCAGCATCTGGAATACCATTTTCATCACCACCACGAACATCACGGATGTTCTCACCAGCTCACCAAGGGCCTACTTGGAGCCATGATTTCCCCAATACCAATGTGTGTCCGGTTCAAGTTTCTCAACCGACACATATTCCAACTACTCATGTTCCAAATCCACCTTCTGCCACAAATAGGAACATAACTAAGGCAGCTGCCAAAGTTACTCATATTCCAGTTACTCGTGCATTCTCAAATTCAAGGACGAGACCTAACAAGTTTCCTGAAGTTGAAAAACAAGAGAATTTAACTCAGATGAATGTGGATCAGGATAGCTCAGCTACTGACTCTGATAGAGATTTGCAGGGTAACACAAGAGAAGTTGATTCATTGGACCCGAATGGCATGCCAAAGCACTCTGAGAATGTGGATCAGGATAGCTCAGCTACTGACTCTGATAGAGATTTTGAAGATCAGAAAAAGTTGACAAAACCATCAAAACAGTCG GAATGGAAATAA